In one Dama dama isolate Ldn47 chromosome 5, ASM3311817v1, whole genome shotgun sequence genomic region, the following are encoded:
- the RAB11FIP4 gene encoding rab11 family-interacting protein 4 isoform X4: MATAGCEVPDPTFADGELLPTEPDFFPEDEDEAMTLAPPEGPQESDMEGPVESTRSLEGPVGIPAEKDAGLGGLFLPEDKSLGHPPSMTTSDLSTHSTTSLISNEEQFEDYGEADDVDCAPSSPCPDDETRTNVYSDLGSSVSSSAGQTPRKMRHAYNSELLDVYCSQCCKKINLLNDLEARLKNLKANSPNRKISSTAFGRQLMHSSNFSSSNGSTEDLFRDSIDSCDNDITEKVSFLEKKVTELENDSLTNGDLKSKLKQENTQLVHRVHELEEMVKDQETTAEQALEEEARRHREAYSKLERERGTEIELLTTRVQQLEEENTELRTTVTRLKSQTEKLDEERQRMSDRLEDTSLRLKDEMDLYKRMMDKLRHNRLEFQKEREATQELIEDLRKELEHLQMYKLDCERPGRGRSSSSSLGEFNARAREVELEHEVKRLKQENHKLRDQNDDLNGQILSLSLYEAKNLFATQTKAQSLAAEIDTASRDELMEALKEQEEINFRLRQYMDKIILAILDHNPSILEIKH; the protein is encoded by the exons aTGGCAACAGCA GGCTGCGAGGTGCCAGACCCCACCTTTGCTGATGGCGAGCTCCTGCCCACAGAGCCAGACTTCTTTCCCGAGGATGAGGACGAGGCCATGACGCTGGCCCCGCCCGAGGGCCCCCAGGAGTCGGACATGGAGGGCCCTGTGGAGAGCACTCGGAGCCTGGAGGGGCCGGTCGGAATTCCTGCTGAGAAGGATGCGGGTCTAGGAGGCCTGTTCCTGCCAGAGGACAA GTCCCTGGGCCACCCTCCGTCCATGACCACGTCAGACCTCTCCACGCACTCCACCACCTCACTCATCAGCAACGAGGAGCAGTTTGAGGACTACGGGGAGGCGGATGACGTGGACTGTGCCCCCAGCAGCCCCTGCCCGGACGACGAGACCAGGACCAACGTCTACTCGGACCTGGGGTCCTCAGTGTCCTCCAG CGCGGGGCAGACGCCTCGAAAGATGCGGCATGCATACAACAGCGAACTGCTGGATGTCTACTGCTCTCAGTGCTGCAAGAAAATCAACCTGCTTAACGACCTGGAAGCCcggctgaaaaacctgaaggccAATAG CCCCAATCGAAAGATCTCCAGCACAGCCTTCGGACG gcagctCATGCACAGCAGCAACTTCAGCAGCAGCAACGGCAGCACCGAGGACCTGTTCCGGGACAGCATCGACTCCTGTGACAACGACATCACGGAGAAG GTGAGCTTCCTGGAAAAAAAGGTGACAGAGCTGGAGAATGACAGCCTGACCAACGGGGACCTGAAGAGCAAGCTGAAGCAGGAAAACACACAGCTGGTGCACAG GGTGCACGAGCtggaggagatggtgaaggatcaGGAGACCACGGCCGAgcaggccctggaggaggaggcgaGGCGCCACCGCGAGGCCTACAGCAAGCTGGAGCGCGAGCGCGGCACGGAGATCGAGCTGCTCACCACCAG GGTGCAGCAATTAGAGGAAGAAAACACCGAGCTTAGAACGACAGTGACTCGGCTCAAGTCACAGACAGAGAAGCTGGATGAG GAACGGCAGCGCATGTCCGACCGGCTGGAGGACACGAGCCTGCGGCTCAAGGATGAGATGGACCTGTACAAGCGCATGATGGACAAGTTGCGGCACAACCGCCTGGAGTTCCAGAAGGAGCGGGAGGCGACGCAGGAG CTCATCGAGGACTTGCGGAAGGAGCTGGAGCACctgcagatgtacaagctggactgCGAGCGGCCGGGCAGGGGCCGCAGCTCGTCCTCCAGCCTCGGCGAGTTCAACGCCAGGGCCCGAGAGGTCGAGTTGGAGCACGAGGTCAAGCGGCTCAAGCAG GAGAATCACAAGCTCCGAGATCAGAATGACGACTTGAATGGACAGATCCTGAGCCTCAGCCTCTATGAAGCCAAGAACCTCTTTGCCACCCAGACCAAAGCCCAGTCCCTGGCAGCGGAAATAGACACAGCCTCTCGCGATGAG CTCATGGAAGCCCTCAAGGAGCAGGAGGAGATCAACTTCCGGCTGAGACAGTACATGGACAAGATCATCCTTGCCATCCTGGACCACAACCCCTCCATCCTCGAGATCAAACACTGA
- the RAB11FIP4 gene encoding rab11 family-interacting protein 4 isoform X5, whose product MTLAPPEGPQESDMEGPVESTRSLEGPVGIPAEKDAGLGGLFLPEDKSLGHPPSMTTSDLSTHSTTSLISNEEQFEDYGEADDVDCAPSSPCPDDETRTNVYSDLGSSVSSSAGQTPRKMRHAYNSELLDVYCSQCCKKINLLNDLEARLKNLKANSPNRKISSTAFGRQLMHSSNFSSSNGSTEDLFRDSIDSCDNDITEKVSFLEKKVTELENDSLTNGDLKSKLKQENTQLVHRVHELEEMVKDQETTAEQALEEEARRHREAYSKLERERGTEIELLTTRVQQLEEENTELRTTVTRLKSQTEKLDEERQRMSDRLEDTSLRLKDEMDLYKRMMDKLRHNRLEFQKEREATQELIEDLRKELEHLQMYKLDCERPGRGRSSSSSLGEFNARAREVELEHEVKRLKQENHKLRDQNDDLNGQILSLSLYEAKNLFATQTKAQSLAAEIDTASRDELMEALKEQEEINFRLRQYMDKIILAILDHNPSILEIKH is encoded by the exons ATGACGCTGGCCCCGCCCGAGGGCCCCCAGGAGTCGGACATGGAGGGCCCTGTGGAGAGCACTCGGAGCCTGGAGGGGCCGGTCGGAATTCCTGCTGAGAAGGATGCGGGTCTAGGAGGCCTGTTCCTGCCAGAGGACAA GTCCCTGGGCCACCCTCCGTCCATGACCACGTCAGACCTCTCCACGCACTCCACCACCTCACTCATCAGCAACGAGGAGCAGTTTGAGGACTACGGGGAGGCGGATGACGTGGACTGTGCCCCCAGCAGCCCCTGCCCGGACGACGAGACCAGGACCAACGTCTACTCGGACCTGGGGTCCTCAGTGTCCTCCAG CGCGGGGCAGACGCCTCGAAAGATGCGGCATGCATACAACAGCGAACTGCTGGATGTCTACTGCTCTCAGTGCTGCAAGAAAATCAACCTGCTTAACGACCTGGAAGCCcggctgaaaaacctgaaggccAATAG CCCCAATCGAAAGATCTCCAGCACAGCCTTCGGACG gcagctCATGCACAGCAGCAACTTCAGCAGCAGCAACGGCAGCACCGAGGACCTGTTCCGGGACAGCATCGACTCCTGTGACAACGACATCACGGAGAAG GTGAGCTTCCTGGAAAAAAAGGTGACAGAGCTGGAGAATGACAGCCTGACCAACGGGGACCTGAAGAGCAAGCTGAAGCAGGAAAACACACAGCTGGTGCACAG GGTGCACGAGCtggaggagatggtgaaggatcaGGAGACCACGGCCGAgcaggccctggaggaggaggcgaGGCGCCACCGCGAGGCCTACAGCAAGCTGGAGCGCGAGCGCGGCACGGAGATCGAGCTGCTCACCACCAG GGTGCAGCAATTAGAGGAAGAAAACACCGAGCTTAGAACGACAGTGACTCGGCTCAAGTCACAGACAGAGAAGCTGGATGAG GAACGGCAGCGCATGTCCGACCGGCTGGAGGACACGAGCCTGCGGCTCAAGGATGAGATGGACCTGTACAAGCGCATGATGGACAAGTTGCGGCACAACCGCCTGGAGTTCCAGAAGGAGCGGGAGGCGACGCAGGAG CTCATCGAGGACTTGCGGAAGGAGCTGGAGCACctgcagatgtacaagctggactgCGAGCGGCCGGGCAGGGGCCGCAGCTCGTCCTCCAGCCTCGGCGAGTTCAACGCCAGGGCCCGAGAGGTCGAGTTGGAGCACGAGGTCAAGCGGCTCAAGCAG GAGAATCACAAGCTCCGAGATCAGAATGACGACTTGAATGGACAGATCCTGAGCCTCAGCCTCTATGAAGCCAAGAACCTCTTTGCCACCCAGACCAAAGCCCAGTCCCTGGCAGCGGAAATAGACACAGCCTCTCGCGATGAG CTCATGGAAGCCCTCAAGGAGCAGGAGGAGATCAACTTCCGGCTGAGACAGTACATGGACAAGATCATCCTTGCCATCCTGGACCACAACCCCTCCATCCTCGAGATCAAACACTGA
- the RAB11FIP4 gene encoding rab11 family-interacting protein 4 isoform X3, with the protein MRTPPATGGQGCEVPDPTFADGELLPTEPDFFPEDEDEAMTLAPPEGPQESDMEGPVESTRSLEGPVGIPAEKDAGLGGLFLPEDKSLGHPPSMTTSDLSTHSTTSLISNEEQFEDYGEADDVDCAPSSPCPDDETRTNVYSDLGSSVSSSAGQTPRKMRHAYNSELLDVYCSQCCKKINLLNDLEARLKNLKANSPNRKISSTAFGRQLMHSSNFSSSNGSTEDLFRDSIDSCDNDITEKVSFLEKKVTELENDSLTNGDLKSKLKQENTQLVHRVHELEEMVKDQETTAEQALEEEARRHREAYSKLERERGTEIELLTTRVQQLEEENTELRTTVTRLKSQTEKLDEERQRMSDRLEDTSLRLKDEMDLYKRMMDKLRHNRLEFQKEREATQELIEDLRKELEHLQMYKLDCERPGRGRSSSSSLGEFNARAREVELEHEVKRLKQENHKLRDQNDDLNGQILSLSLYEAKNLFATQTKAQSLAAEIDTASRDELMEALKEQEEINFRLRQYMDKIILAILDHNPSILEIKH; encoded by the exons GGCTGCGAGGTGCCAGACCCCACCTTTGCTGATGGCGAGCTCCTGCCCACAGAGCCAGACTTCTTTCCCGAGGATGAGGACGAGGCCATGACGCTGGCCCCGCCCGAGGGCCCCCAGGAGTCGGACATGGAGGGCCCTGTGGAGAGCACTCGGAGCCTGGAGGGGCCGGTCGGAATTCCTGCTGAGAAGGATGCGGGTCTAGGAGGCCTGTTCCTGCCAGAGGACAA GTCCCTGGGCCACCCTCCGTCCATGACCACGTCAGACCTCTCCACGCACTCCACCACCTCACTCATCAGCAACGAGGAGCAGTTTGAGGACTACGGGGAGGCGGATGACGTGGACTGTGCCCCCAGCAGCCCCTGCCCGGACGACGAGACCAGGACCAACGTCTACTCGGACCTGGGGTCCTCAGTGTCCTCCAG CGCGGGGCAGACGCCTCGAAAGATGCGGCATGCATACAACAGCGAACTGCTGGATGTCTACTGCTCTCAGTGCTGCAAGAAAATCAACCTGCTTAACGACCTGGAAGCCcggctgaaaaacctgaaggccAATAG CCCCAATCGAAAGATCTCCAGCACAGCCTTCGGACG gcagctCATGCACAGCAGCAACTTCAGCAGCAGCAACGGCAGCACCGAGGACCTGTTCCGGGACAGCATCGACTCCTGTGACAACGACATCACGGAGAAG GTGAGCTTCCTGGAAAAAAAGGTGACAGAGCTGGAGAATGACAGCCTGACCAACGGGGACCTGAAGAGCAAGCTGAAGCAGGAAAACACACAGCTGGTGCACAG GGTGCACGAGCtggaggagatggtgaaggatcaGGAGACCACGGCCGAgcaggccctggaggaggaggcgaGGCGCCACCGCGAGGCCTACAGCAAGCTGGAGCGCGAGCGCGGCACGGAGATCGAGCTGCTCACCACCAG GGTGCAGCAATTAGAGGAAGAAAACACCGAGCTTAGAACGACAGTGACTCGGCTCAAGTCACAGACAGAGAAGCTGGATGAG GAACGGCAGCGCATGTCCGACCGGCTGGAGGACACGAGCCTGCGGCTCAAGGATGAGATGGACCTGTACAAGCGCATGATGGACAAGTTGCGGCACAACCGCCTGGAGTTCCAGAAGGAGCGGGAGGCGACGCAGGAG CTCATCGAGGACTTGCGGAAGGAGCTGGAGCACctgcagatgtacaagctggactgCGAGCGGCCGGGCAGGGGCCGCAGCTCGTCCTCCAGCCTCGGCGAGTTCAACGCCAGGGCCCGAGAGGTCGAGTTGGAGCACGAGGTCAAGCGGCTCAAGCAG GAGAATCACAAGCTCCGAGATCAGAATGACGACTTGAATGGACAGATCCTGAGCCTCAGCCTCTATGAAGCCAAGAACCTCTTTGCCACCCAGACCAAAGCCCAGTCCCTGGCAGCGGAAATAGACACAGCCTCTCGCGATGAG CTCATGGAAGCCCTCAAGGAGCAGGAGGAGATCAACTTCCGGCTGAGACAGTACATGGACAAGATCATCCTTGCCATCCTGGACCACAACCCCTCCATCCTCGAGATCAAACACTGA
- the RAB11FIP4 gene encoding rab11 family-interacting protein 4 isoform X2 yields the protein MAVPEGCEVPDPTFADGELLPTEPDFFPEDEDEAMTLAPPEGPQESDMEGPVESTRSLEGPVGIPAEKDAGLGGLFLPEDKSLGHPPSMTTSDLSTHSTTSLISNEEQFEDYGEADDVDCAPSSPCPDDETRTNVYSDLGSSVSSSAGQTPRKMRHAYNSELLDVYCSQCCKKINLLNDLEARLKNLKANSPNRKISSTAFGRQLMHSSNFSSSNGSTEDLFRDSIDSCDNDITEKVSFLEKKVTELENDSLTNGDLKSKLKQENTQLVHRVHELEEMVKDQETTAEQALEEEARRHREAYSKLERERGTEIELLTTRVQQLEEENTELRTTVTRLKSQTEKLDEERQRMSDRLEDTSLRLKDEMDLYKRMMDKLRHNRLEFQKEREATQELIEDLRKELEHLQMYKLDCERPGRGRSSSSSLGEFNARAREVELEHEVKRLKQENHKLRDQNDDLNGQILSLSLYEAKNLFATQTKAQSLAAEIDTASRDELMEALKEQEEINFRLRQYMDKIILAILDHNPSILEIKH from the exons ATGGCGGTCCCAGAG GGCTGCGAGGTGCCAGACCCCACCTTTGCTGATGGCGAGCTCCTGCCCACAGAGCCAGACTTCTTTCCCGAGGATGAGGACGAGGCCATGACGCTGGCCCCGCCCGAGGGCCCCCAGGAGTCGGACATGGAGGGCCCTGTGGAGAGCACTCGGAGCCTGGAGGGGCCGGTCGGAATTCCTGCTGAGAAGGATGCGGGTCTAGGAGGCCTGTTCCTGCCAGAGGACAA GTCCCTGGGCCACCCTCCGTCCATGACCACGTCAGACCTCTCCACGCACTCCACCACCTCACTCATCAGCAACGAGGAGCAGTTTGAGGACTACGGGGAGGCGGATGACGTGGACTGTGCCCCCAGCAGCCCCTGCCCGGACGACGAGACCAGGACCAACGTCTACTCGGACCTGGGGTCCTCAGTGTCCTCCAG CGCGGGGCAGACGCCTCGAAAGATGCGGCATGCATACAACAGCGAACTGCTGGATGTCTACTGCTCTCAGTGCTGCAAGAAAATCAACCTGCTTAACGACCTGGAAGCCcggctgaaaaacctgaaggccAATAG CCCCAATCGAAAGATCTCCAGCACAGCCTTCGGACG gcagctCATGCACAGCAGCAACTTCAGCAGCAGCAACGGCAGCACCGAGGACCTGTTCCGGGACAGCATCGACTCCTGTGACAACGACATCACGGAGAAG GTGAGCTTCCTGGAAAAAAAGGTGACAGAGCTGGAGAATGACAGCCTGACCAACGGGGACCTGAAGAGCAAGCTGAAGCAGGAAAACACACAGCTGGTGCACAG GGTGCACGAGCtggaggagatggtgaaggatcaGGAGACCACGGCCGAgcaggccctggaggaggaggcgaGGCGCCACCGCGAGGCCTACAGCAAGCTGGAGCGCGAGCGCGGCACGGAGATCGAGCTGCTCACCACCAG GGTGCAGCAATTAGAGGAAGAAAACACCGAGCTTAGAACGACAGTGACTCGGCTCAAGTCACAGACAGAGAAGCTGGATGAG GAACGGCAGCGCATGTCCGACCGGCTGGAGGACACGAGCCTGCGGCTCAAGGATGAGATGGACCTGTACAAGCGCATGATGGACAAGTTGCGGCACAACCGCCTGGAGTTCCAGAAGGAGCGGGAGGCGACGCAGGAG CTCATCGAGGACTTGCGGAAGGAGCTGGAGCACctgcagatgtacaagctggactgCGAGCGGCCGGGCAGGGGCCGCAGCTCGTCCTCCAGCCTCGGCGAGTTCAACGCCAGGGCCCGAGAGGTCGAGTTGGAGCACGAGGTCAAGCGGCTCAAGCAG GAGAATCACAAGCTCCGAGATCAGAATGACGACTTGAATGGACAGATCCTGAGCCTCAGCCTCTATGAAGCCAAGAACCTCTTTGCCACCCAGACCAAAGCCCAGTCCCTGGCAGCGGAAATAGACACAGCCTCTCGCGATGAG CTCATGGAAGCCCTCAAGGAGCAGGAGGAGATCAACTTCCGGCTGAGACAGTACATGGACAAGATCATCCTTGCCATCCTGGACCACAACCCCTCCATCCTCGAGATCAAACACTGA